GCCGCACGCCGATGGGGCCGGTGGCGTGCCGCAGCGAGTTGGTCACCAACTCGCTGACGAGCAGGGCCGCGAGGTCGGCCAGGCAGTCGAGGTCCCAGCCGTGCAACTGGCCCCGGACCGCGGCGCGGGCGGTGCGCACGGCACCCGGCTCCGCGGGGAAGGTCCACTCGGCGCCGTCGCCTTCGCTGTCGATCACGCCGATCACTTCCCAGGCCAGCGAGCCCACCCACGTCCGGTTTCATGGGGTTAGTGGGGACATACCCGGTATCCGGCGGCCAGTACCGTGGGGAGGGAGGCGCTGTGGGGCGAACGGCGTACGGGGGACCCGCGCCGCTCAACGCACTCCGGTGCGAAGGCGCGCCTCGACCTCCCGCACCGCCGCCACGTCCTGGTCCAGCCACGCCACGTCCCAGATCCCGGCCGGCGTCAGCCAGCGCAGCGCGTCGTGGTCCTCCAGGGGCCGGGGGGCGGCGGAGCCGGGGCGCAGGCGGGCGGTCCACACGTGCAGGACGTAGGGGGACCGCAGGGGCCACTCCCCCGGCACGCGCGCGACCGGTTCGGCGTCGACGCCGAGTTCCTCGCGCAGTTCCCGGACGAGGGCCTCCTCGGGCCGCTCGCCCGGCTCGACCTTGCCGCCGGGCAGTTCCCAGCGTCCGGCCAGTTCGGGGGGCGCACTGCGGCGCGCGGCGAGCAGGCGGCCGGCGTCGAGCAGGGCCGCACCCACCACCACGGTCCGTTCGGTCATGGGGCGGACCTTACGGCAGGACGCGGCGGGTCAGGGCCGCGCGCCGTCGCCGCCCTGGCCGATGCGCTCGACCCAGTAGAGCTGTTCGTGGCCGCGGCCGTCGAGGCTGTCGGCGATCTTCTGGGCCTCGGCGCGCGTCGCGTACCGGCCCACGCGGTAGCGATTGCCGTTGCCGTCCTTCCGTATCACGATCCAGGGCAGGGAGACCGTGCCCTCGCTCATCGCGCCCACCGTTCCTTCTCGCACCCGCCCCACCCGCTTCCCGTCCGGATCTCCGCCGCCTCCCACCCGGGGAAACCGCAATCCGCATATGCCCGAGCGTACGCCCAACCTTCACGCTGCGAATACGGCTTTTCACGAACAGGTACACAACCAGCCAGACCGCCGGGAGCGCGCACAAGCCCGCGCGCCCCCCTCGGGCGTCGGTGCCGCGAGCCGGGGACATGACGGGCAGGCCCCCGGCCACCTGCGGAAACGACCGGATCGCCGAGGCCGGGAGAAGGACGGGACGGGGGGTGAGTGACGGCGGCAACTGCCGGGGGAGCGTGCCGGTGTGCGCTACTTCACGGGCAGGTGGTAGGCGACCCGGTAACGATCGGCCGGGATCACGACGTCGGCGGTCTCCACCGGGCGCCCCGAGGCGTAGTAGGTGCGCTGGACGACCAGGACCACGTGTCCGGGCACGCC
This is a stretch of genomic DNA from Streptomyces sp. TG1A-8. It encodes these proteins:
- a CDS encoding SPOR domain-containing protein codes for the protein MSEGTVSLPWIVIRKDGNGNRYRVGRYATRAEAQKIADSLDGRGHEQLYWVERIGQGGDGARP
- a CDS encoding (deoxy)nucleoside triphosphate pyrophosphohydrolase, translating into MTERTVVVGAALLDAGRLLAARRSAPPELAGRWELPGGKVEPGERPEEALVRELREELGVDAEPVARVPGEWPLRSPYVLHVWTARLRPGSAAPRPLEDHDALRWLTPAGIWDVAWLDQDVAAVREVEARLRTGVR
- a CDS encoding ATP-binding protein, with product MGSLAWEVIGVIDSEGDGAEWTFPAEPGAVRTARAAVRGQLHGWDLDCLADLAALLVSELVTNSLRHATGPIGVRLVRPAGLGGGLLVEVSDPLPDLPHERTARAEDEGGRGLQLVAGSSRRWGTRPGGSGKTVWFELAVPG